In Patulibacter sp. SYSU D01012, a single window of DNA contains:
- a CDS encoding L,D-transpeptidase, whose amino-acid sequence MPSLTLRAVAPRAAVLGALAAAALVPSAASAQKPNPTILPGVTFAGVDLSGQTREQAAATLTTALKGKHPNDADVVVRVAGRRHKLTMDALGYGWDLEKAVIRASKAPAGTAVDAPIVWDSAAYSKWLTSLSSMKKSARDASVKIGITKMRIRGGRDGWRLDRAKLKALVDPVIADPTKPRNDLALSVVRTKGRTIKSLRAQYGTIVTIDRRTFKLRLFKRLSLRKTYRIAVGAAGHDTPAGSYTVTSKQVNPAWHVPNSAWAGSLAGQVIPGGAPNNPLKARWLGLRDGIGIHGTAETWALGQRASHGCIRMHPKDVVDLYGRVPMGTTVKIR is encoded by the coding sequence ATGCCGTCCCTCACCCTTCGTGCGGTCGCGCCGCGCGCCGCCGTGCTCGGCGCGCTCGCGGCCGCCGCGCTCGTCCCGTCCGCCGCGTCAGCCCAGAAGCCGAACCCGACGATCCTGCCCGGCGTCACGTTCGCCGGGGTCGACCTGTCCGGCCAGACCCGCGAGCAGGCCGCGGCGACGCTGACGACCGCGCTGAAGGGCAAGCACCCCAACGACGCCGACGTGGTCGTGCGCGTCGCGGGCCGCCGCCACAAGCTGACGATGGACGCGCTCGGCTACGGGTGGGACCTGGAGAAGGCCGTCATCCGCGCGTCGAAGGCCCCGGCCGGCACCGCCGTCGACGCCCCGATCGTGTGGGACTCCGCCGCGTACTCGAAGTGGCTGACGTCGCTGTCGAGCATGAAGAAGAGCGCGCGCGACGCCTCCGTGAAGATCGGCATCACCAAGATGCGGATCCGCGGCGGCCGCGACGGGTGGCGCCTGGACCGCGCGAAGCTCAAGGCGCTCGTCGACCCGGTCATCGCCGACCCGACGAAGCCCCGGAACGACCTGGCCCTGTCGGTCGTCCGCACGAAGGGCCGCACGATCAAGAGCCTGCGCGCCCAGTACGGGACGATCGTCACCATCGACCGCCGCACGTTCAAGCTGCGCCTGTTCAAGCGCCTGAGCCTGCGCAAGACCTACCGGATCGCCGTCGGCGCGGCCGGCCACGACACGCCGGCCGGCAGCTACACCGTCACGTCGAAGCAGGTCAACCCGGCCTGGCACGTGCCGAACTCCGCCTGGGCCGGCTCGCTCGCCGGCCAGGTCATCCCGGGCGGCGCGCCGAACAACCCGCTGAAGGCCCGCTGGCTCGGCCTGCGCGACGGCATCGGCATCCACGGCACCGCCGAGACCTGGGCGCTCGGCCAGCGCGCGTCGCACGGCTGCATCCGCATGCACCCGAAGGACGTCGTCGACCTGTACGGGCGCGTGCCGATGGGCACGACGGTCAAGATCCGCTGA
- a CDS encoding alpha/beta hydrolase encodes MSARTPLVERRLDVGGVRTRALLTGAASPAAGTPFLLLHGYSDSADTWRRVLRELGDRGQRAVAIDLPGFGAADRLTRDEPMLVQHRRLVARVSRELWGDEPPIVVGNSMGGALALQCAEDRPSPAGIVPIGPAGLEHPGWFRMVERQPLVRHLLSDVVPVPGPVVRAATIRVFRQLAYADPGAARREDLVRFAAHYRSVRDVRRLLATGRRLLGELEDPFALDRVACPVLLVWGERDRMVRARGARHLLAALPDARYELLQGLGHCPQLEDPELVADLLTGFRCALGAGGAVGRPTTAALAA; translated from the coding sequence ATGAGCGCCCGGACCCCTCTCGTCGAGCGCCGCCTCGACGTCGGCGGCGTCCGCACCCGCGCGCTGCTGACCGGTGCGGCCTCGCCCGCGGCCGGCACGCCGTTCCTGCTGCTGCACGGCTACTCCGACTCCGCGGACACCTGGCGGCGCGTCCTGCGCGAGCTCGGCGACCGCGGCCAGCGCGCCGTGGCGATCGACCTGCCGGGCTTCGGCGCCGCCGACCGCCTGACCCGCGACGAGCCGATGCTCGTGCAGCACCGGCGGCTCGTCGCCCGGGTGTCGCGCGAGCTGTGGGGGGACGAGCCGCCGATCGTCGTCGGCAACTCGATGGGCGGCGCGCTGGCGCTCCAGTGCGCCGAGGACCGCCCGTCGCCCGCCGGCATCGTCCCGATCGGCCCGGCGGGACTCGAGCATCCGGGCTGGTTCCGCATGGTCGAGCGCCAGCCGCTCGTCCGGCACCTGCTGTCGGACGTCGTGCCGGTGCCCGGGCCCGTCGTGCGCGCGGCGACGATCCGCGTCTTCCGCCAGCTCGCCTACGCCGACCCCGGCGCCGCGCGGCGCGAGGACCTGGTGCGCTTCGCCGCCCACTACCGCTCCGTCCGCGACGTCCGGCGGCTGCTCGCCACCGGCCGGCGGCTGCTCGGCGAGCTGGAGGACCCGTTCGCGCTCGACCGCGTCGCGTGCCCCGTGCTCCTCGTGTGGGGCGAGCGCGACCGGATGGTCCGCGCCCGCGGCGCGCGCCACCTGCTCGCCGCGCTGCCGGACGCCCGCTACGAGCTGCTGCAGGGCCTGGGCCACTGCCCGCAGCTCGAGGACCCCGAGCTCGTCGCCGACCTGCTGACCGGGTTCCGCTGCGCGCTCGGCGCGGGCGGCGCCGTGGGCCGGCCGACGACGGCGGCGCTCGCGGCCTGA
- a CDS encoding HD domain-containing protein, translating to MELRELEHGAAVDHVLLVRGVDRRSRKGSDDVYLRLELADRSGSVVAMVWDDCEAVEAVAVRGTAVRVTGRFEVHERFGRQIQLDRLSAVRQEDVDMSTLVEGPSVPVAELEERFWALVGRTEDRWVAALLERVFARDGAFWPRFRAAPAAKHFHEAYPHGLLDHTLRVAEAVERLAPLFAPVDRDVAVAGAILHDIGKAHTYTADAVSPELTDLGRLEGHIVIGYEILRRVIADLDGFPEPTARSIRHIVLSHHGKLEYGSPVAPATREALLVHHADDLAARMGTFDRLERGLGDGQEWSAYDRGLGGAAYFGPARGGAGAPPAAAFDGPDARLDDAHPAPAEPLPAGAELGAGGAQADDALAAGVPDGDAVAGDAPAAAAPLDDWSPAPDADAAAAHGAAADPVAARPAEGARRSDGDEPEPAPEPQPTPEPAPAPEPAPTPEPQPPREPRPAPEPGPTSEEPGVAAEQGGDEPRRDEVPGQTSLMDFGSTTFSAA from the coding sequence ATGGAACTCCGCGAGCTCGAGCACGGCGCCGCCGTCGACCACGTGCTCCTCGTCCGCGGGGTCGACCGACGCTCGCGCAAGGGCAGCGACGACGTCTACCTGCGCCTGGAGCTCGCGGACCGCAGCGGCAGCGTCGTCGCGATGGTCTGGGACGACTGCGAGGCCGTCGAGGCCGTCGCCGTCCGCGGCACCGCCGTCCGGGTGACGGGGCGCTTCGAGGTCCACGAGCGGTTCGGTCGGCAGATCCAGCTCGACCGCCTCTCCGCGGTGCGGCAGGAGGACGTCGACATGAGCACGCTCGTCGAGGGGCCGTCCGTGCCCGTCGCCGAGCTGGAGGAGCGCTTCTGGGCGCTCGTGGGCCGGACGGAGGACCGCTGGGTGGCCGCGCTGCTCGAGCGCGTCTTCGCCCGCGACGGCGCCTTCTGGCCGCGGTTCCGCGCGGCCCCGGCGGCGAAGCACTTCCACGAGGCGTACCCGCACGGGCTGCTCGACCACACGTTGCGCGTGGCCGAGGCCGTCGAGCGGCTGGCGCCCCTCTTCGCCCCCGTCGACCGCGACGTGGCCGTCGCCGGCGCGATCCTGCACGACATCGGCAAGGCCCACACGTACACGGCCGACGCCGTCTCCCCCGAGCTGACCGACCTGGGCCGGCTCGAGGGCCATATCGTCATCGGCTACGAGATCCTGCGGCGCGTCATCGCCGACCTCGACGGCTTCCCGGAGCCGACGGCGCGGTCGATCCGCCACATCGTCCTCAGCCACCACGGCAAGCTCGAGTACGGCAGCCCGGTCGCGCCCGCCACGCGCGAGGCGCTGCTCGTCCACCACGCGGACGACCTGGCCGCGCGCATGGGCACCTTCGACCGCCTGGAGCGCGGCCTGGGGGACGGGCAGGAGTGGAGCGCCTACGACCGCGGCCTGGGCGGCGCGGCGTACTTCGGCCCCGCTCGCGGCGGCGCGGGCGCCCCGCCGGCCGCGGCGTTCGACGGGCCGGACGCGCGGCTGGACGACGCGCACCCGGCCCCGGCCGAGCCGCTGCCCGCGGGCGCCGAGCTGGGCGCGGGCGGGGCGCAGGCCGACGACGCGCTCGCGGCCGGCGTCCCGGACGGCGACGCCGTGGCGGGCGACGCCCCGGCCGCCGCGGCCCCGCTCGACGACTGGTCCCCGGCGCCCGACGCCGACGCGGCCGCGGCCCACGGCGCGGCGGCGGACCCGGTCGCGGCCCGGCCGGCGGAGGGGGCGCGGCGTTCGGACGGCGACGAGCCGGAGCCCGCTCCCGAGCCGCAGCCGACCCCGGAGCCCGCGCCGGCCCCCGAGCCCGCGCCCACCCCCGAGCCGCAGCCGCCGCGCGAGCCGCGCCCCGCGCCCGAGCCCGGGCCCACGTCCGAGGAGCCGGGCGTCGCGGCGGAGCAGGGTGGCGACGAGCCGCGGCGGGACGAGGTCCCGGGGCAGACGTCGCTCATGGACTTCGGCTCGACGACGTTCAGCGCCGCCTAG
- a CDS encoding WYL domain-containing protein has product MAKDTEKLIRQLSLISYLMAERRPVTALEIRRDVEGYSGMNEDAFARRFYADRAELESLGIQLTIERPGDGSAEQEHYSLRSENFHLPPIEFTDEELASLQLALSLLDGEFAYAEPLRLALQQLSWGRPSPLEEPAARLVGLGVTAQAGGRDPSQRLAKVESAIFRNKTITFEYHSLHRDVVEPRKVDPYHLLFRGGQFYLLGRDHEKDGLRVFRLSRIRDKVAYATKAEHDFRRPDDFDPRPYGDRADWQMSEAVGTARIRIAGRIAWQVERAHGRQGTFAPVDPAAPEGDAIFTTEYGVARALLGWVMRIGEHAEILEPAALRDEYRRRLESVRDRHTGPFLAAPGRPAEVREDPGEAAPPTRDGVIRPERFARLVTLASILIHAGRAQERLEVGELIGRLNVSEAELKDDINVLNVVNFGGGSYVLYAEIADDGYVDVDPEPYSDHFARPARLLPVEAKALVAAIDLIGDHFPDGSLAAVRRKVVDALGEDPLEHGLQVAHGGGDDRELSQLISRAAHDRRVIELDYYKPNEDEFSHRRVEPYALINGREGWYVAAYDPSREDVRHFRLDRIRDAQVLDETFERRPEVDPAADVAGWPRTGELPASRTARVWVSPERARWERERRRISEELEDGALVTRIAFAGVDWLVREVLTEIGDLVVLEPPDAREAVRATAERLLGA; this is encoded by the coding sequence ATGGCGAAGGACACCGAGAAGCTGATCAGGCAGCTCTCGCTCATCTCGTACCTCATGGCGGAGCGGCGGCCGGTCACGGCCCTCGAGATCCGGCGTGACGTCGAGGGGTACAGCGGGATGAACGAGGACGCCTTCGCCCGCCGCTTCTACGCCGACCGCGCCGAGCTCGAGTCGCTCGGCATCCAGCTGACGATCGAGCGGCCCGGCGACGGCAGCGCCGAGCAGGAGCACTACTCGCTGCGCAGCGAGAACTTCCACCTGCCGCCGATCGAGTTCACGGACGAGGAGCTCGCGTCGCTGCAGCTGGCGCTGTCGCTGCTCGACGGCGAGTTCGCGTACGCCGAGCCGCTGCGCCTGGCGCTGCAGCAGCTGTCGTGGGGCCGCCCGAGTCCGCTCGAGGAGCCGGCCGCCCGCCTCGTCGGCCTGGGCGTCACGGCGCAGGCGGGCGGACGGGACCCCTCGCAGCGGCTGGCGAAGGTCGAGTCGGCGATCTTCCGCAACAAGACGATCACGTTCGAGTACCACTCGCTGCACCGCGACGTCGTCGAGCCGCGCAAGGTCGACCCGTACCACCTGCTCTTCCGCGGCGGGCAGTTCTACCTGCTGGGCCGCGACCACGAGAAGGACGGCCTGCGCGTCTTCCGCCTTTCGCGCATCCGCGACAAGGTCGCGTACGCGACGAAGGCCGAGCACGACTTCCGCCGTCCCGACGACTTCGATCCGCGCCCGTACGGCGACCGCGCCGACTGGCAGATGTCCGAGGCCGTCGGCACCGCCCGCATCCGCATCGCCGGACGCATCGCCTGGCAGGTGGAGCGCGCGCACGGGCGCCAGGGCACGTTCGCCCCCGTCGACCCCGCGGCGCCCGAGGGCGACGCGATCTTCACCACCGAGTACGGCGTCGCCCGCGCCTTGCTGGGCTGGGTCATGCGGATCGGCGAGCACGCCGAGATCCTCGAGCCGGCCGCGCTGCGCGACGAGTACCGGCGCCGGCTCGAGAGCGTGCGCGACCGCCACACCGGGCCCTTCCTGGCCGCGCCGGGCCGCCCGGCCGAGGTGCGCGAGGACCCGGGCGAGGCCGCGCCCCCCACCCGCGACGGCGTCATCCGGCCCGAGCGCTTCGCGCGCCTGGTCACCCTGGCGTCGATCCTCATCCACGCCGGCCGCGCGCAGGAGCGGCTCGAGGTCGGCGAGCTGATCGGGCGGCTCAACGTCTCCGAGGCCGAGCTGAAGGACGACATCAACGTCCTCAACGTCGTCAACTTCGGCGGCGGCTCGTACGTCCTCTACGCCGAGATCGCCGACGACGGGTACGTCGACGTGGACCCCGAGCCGTACTCGGACCACTTCGCCCGGCCCGCGCGCCTGCTGCCGGTCGAGGCCAAGGCGCTCGTGGCCGCGATCGACCTGATCGGCGACCACTTCCCCGACGGCTCGCTGGCCGCCGTGCGGCGCAAGGTCGTCGACGCGCTCGGCGAGGACCCGCTCGAGCACGGCCTGCAGGTGGCGCACGGCGGCGGCGACGACCGCGAGCTCTCCCAGCTGATCTCGCGTGCCGCCCACGATCGCCGGGTGATCGAGCTCGACTACTACAAGCCCAACGAGGACGAGTTCTCGCACCGCCGGGTCGAGCCGTACGCGCTCATCAACGGCCGCGAGGGCTGGTACGTCGCCGCCTACGACCCGTCGCGCGAGGACGTGCGGCACTTCCGCCTGGACCGCATCCGCGACGCGCAGGTGCTGGACGAGACGTTCGAGCGCCGGCCCGAGGTCGACCCCGCCGCCGACGTGGCCGGCTGGCCGCGCACGGGCGAGCTGCCGGCGTCGCGCACCGCGCGCGTGTGGGTCAGCCCGGAGCGCGCCCGCTGGGAGCGCGAGCGGCGCCGGATCAGCGAGGAGCTCGAGGACGGCGCGCTCGTCACCCGGATCGCCTTCGCGGGCGTCGACTGGCTCGTGCGCGAGGTGCTGACCGAGATCGGCGACCTCGTCGTGCTCGAGCCGCCGGACGCCCGCGAGGCCGTGCGGGCCACGGCCGAGCGGCTGCTCGGGGCGTAG
- a CDS encoding DUF2090 domain-containing protein, with protein MPDAAPLFMLAFDHRNALVGKMLPGRTDRADELVPPAKDLIYDGARAVLADGGFGAGRLAVLVDEQYGAAVARAARRDGVTLAVACERSGQKHFALEYGDDAAAHIEDLDPDYVKVLVRYNPDGDEAQNARERAALADVSALCERLGRKLLFELLVPPTDAQLAAAGGDRDRYDAEQRAELTVRTMDAFQRSGTLVHLWKVEGFETVEDAAAVAAQAARGAVDAPIIVLGRGADDARVDHWVRIAAATEGFAGFAIGRSIWWAPVADWLNDACTREEAVARVAAGLRRSIDVWQGATV; from the coding sequence ATGCCGGACGCAGCCCCGCTGTTCATGCTCGCCTTCGACCACCGCAACGCCCTCGTCGGCAAGATGCTGCCGGGCCGCACGGACCGGGCCGACGAGCTGGTGCCGCCCGCGAAGGACCTGATCTACGACGGCGCCCGCGCGGTGCTGGCCGACGGCGGGTTCGGCGCCGGCCGCCTGGCGGTGCTCGTGGACGAGCAGTACGGCGCCGCCGTCGCGCGCGCCGCCCGACGGGACGGCGTGACGCTGGCCGTCGCGTGCGAGCGCAGCGGCCAGAAGCACTTCGCGCTCGAGTACGGCGACGACGCCGCCGCGCACATCGAGGACCTCGACCCGGACTACGTCAAGGTCCTCGTCCGCTACAACCCCGACGGCGACGAGGCCCAGAACGCGCGGGAGCGCGCGGCGCTCGCGGACGTCTCCGCGCTCTGCGAGCGCCTGGGCCGCAAGCTCCTCTTCGAGCTGCTGGTGCCGCCGACCGACGCCCAGCTCGCCGCGGCCGGCGGGGACCGCGACCGCTACGACGCCGAGCAGCGCGCGGAGCTGACCGTCCGCACGATGGACGCGTTCCAGCGCAGCGGCACCCTCGTGCACCTGTGGAAGGTCGAGGGCTTCGAGACCGTGGAGGACGCCGCCGCGGTCGCGGCGCAGGCGGCCCGGGGCGCGGTCGACGCGCCGATCATCGTCCTGGGCCGCGGCGCCGACGACGCGCGCGTCGACCACTGGGTGCGGATCGCCGCGGCGACCGAGGGCTTCGCCGGGTTTGCGATCGGCCGCAGCATCTGGTGGGCGCCGGTGGCCGACTGGCTGAACGACGCGTGCACCCGCGAGGAGGCCGTCGCGCGGGTCGCCGCCGGCCTGCGCCGGTCGATCGACGTCTGGCAGGGGGCGACCGTCTAG
- a CDS encoding alpha-glucosidase/alpha-galactosidase produces MLKITFIGAGSVTFTRELLGDLLAFEELADAHIALHDIDEERLRTAEAMARWIDGQLGGRATITTHLDRREALDGADFAINMIQVGMHESTLLDFDIPAKYGLRQTIGDTLGTGGIFRALRTIPVLLGIGEDMAAVCPDAWLLNYTNPMSILCQAYAEGSPHKKIVGLCHSIQHTTRQLAEIVDVPFEDVTFLGAGVNHQAFILRFERDGEDLYPRLAQRVADDPELQRRVRVELYRRLGYFPTESSEHSAEYLPWFLRDDELVDRFRLKVGDYIDRSQENLDEYEHIKRGLASGEQFEIERSLEYASLIIHAMHTGQPQVIYGTVQNTGLLPDLPARSAVEVPCVVDRTGVRPTPVPDYPAHLAALNRTFLNVADLTVRAALEGRRDHVLHAAMLDPATAGALSLDQTAAMVDELLAAHGDRLPEGLRG; encoded by the coding sequence ATGCTCAAGATCACGTTCATCGGGGCCGGCAGCGTCACCTTCACGCGGGAGCTGCTCGGCGACCTGCTCGCGTTCGAGGAGCTGGCCGACGCGCACATCGCGCTCCACGACATCGACGAGGAGCGCCTGCGCACGGCGGAGGCGATGGCCCGGTGGATCGACGGGCAGCTGGGCGGGCGGGCGACGATCACCACCCACCTGGACCGCCGCGAGGCGCTCGACGGCGCCGACTTCGCGATCAACATGATCCAGGTCGGGATGCACGAGTCGACGCTGCTCGACTTCGACATCCCCGCCAAGTACGGCCTGCGGCAGACGATCGGCGACACGCTCGGGACCGGCGGCATCTTCCGCGCCCTGCGCACGATCCCCGTGCTGCTCGGGATCGGCGAGGACATGGCCGCGGTCTGCCCCGACGCGTGGCTGCTCAACTACACCAACCCGATGTCGATCCTGTGCCAGGCGTACGCCGAGGGCTCGCCGCACAAGAAGATCGTCGGGCTGTGCCACTCCATCCAGCACACGACGCGGCAGCTGGCCGAGATCGTCGACGTGCCGTTCGAGGACGTCACCTTCCTCGGCGCGGGCGTCAACCACCAGGCGTTCATCCTGCGCTTCGAGCGCGACGGCGAGGACCTGTACCCGCGCCTGGCGCAGCGGGTGGCGGACGACCCCGAGCTGCAGCGCCGCGTGCGCGTGGAGCTCTACCGCCGCCTGGGCTACTTCCCCACGGAGTCCAGCGAGCACTCCGCGGAGTACCTGCCGTGGTTCCTGCGCGACGACGAGCTCGTCGACCGCTTCCGCCTGAAGGTCGGCGACTACATCGACCGCAGCCAGGAGAACCTGGACGAGTACGAGCACATCAAGCGCGGCCTGGCGTCCGGCGAGCAGTTCGAGATCGAGCGCAGCCTGGAGTACGCGTCGCTCATCATCCACGCGATGCACACGGGGCAGCCGCAGGTCATCTACGGCACCGTCCAGAACACGGGGCTGCTCCCCGACCTGCCGGCGCGGTCGGCGGTCGAGGTGCCGTGCGTCGTGGACCGGACCGGCGTGCGGCCGACCCCGGTGCCGGACTACCCCGCGCACCTGGCGGCGCTGAACCGGACGTTCCTCAACGTCGCCGACCTGACGGTGCGCGCGGCGCTCGAGGGGCGCCGCGACCACGTGCTCCACGCCGCGATGCTCGACCCGGCGACGGCGGGCGCGCTCAGCCTGGACCAGACGGCCGCGATGGTCGACGAGCTGCTCGCCGCCCACGGCGACCGCCTGCCCGAGGGGCTGCGGGGGTGA
- a CDS encoding carbohydrate kinase family protein has translation MTDDGPVDVLVVGDLNPDLLVRGDDLRPRWGQAERDAEMALTLGGSGGICAAGLARIGLRTELCATVGDDALGDVSLRMLDDHGVRRDAIRRVAGGRTGTSVHLLERADRAIYTERGAMVAVTADDALGRLDPAPRHVHLAAVFLLPAIAADGARIVAAARAAGATVSVDTNFDPEDRFVAPAWLTHVDVLLPNEAEVVRLSGRDGRATDDATVEAAARELAADGAVVVVKRGAAGAFAIDDGRRIDVGVAPTSAPVVDAVGAGDSFDGGYVRALLDGRSTPEALRLASAAGTLSTRAAGGTAGQATLAEASALAARVPA, from the coding sequence GTGACCGACGACGGGCCGGTCGACGTCCTCGTCGTCGGCGATCTGAACCCCGACCTGCTCGTCCGCGGGGACGACCTGCGGCCGCGGTGGGGCCAGGCCGAGCGCGACGCCGAGATGGCCCTGACGCTCGGCGGGTCCGGCGGCATCTGCGCCGCCGGGCTCGCGCGGATCGGGCTGCGGACGGAGCTCTGCGCCACCGTGGGCGACGACGCCCTGGGCGACGTCAGCCTGCGGATGCTGGACGACCACGGCGTGCGCCGCGACGCGATCCGGCGCGTCGCCGGCGGGCGCACCGGCACGTCCGTCCACCTGCTCGAGCGGGCGGACCGCGCCATCTACACGGAGCGCGGGGCGATGGTGGCCGTCACGGCCGACGACGCCCTCGGCCGCCTCGACCCCGCGCCGCGCCACGTGCACCTGGCGGCGGTCTTCCTGCTGCCGGCCATCGCCGCCGACGGCGCCCGCATCGTCGCCGCGGCCCGCGCCGCCGGGGCCACCGTCTCCGTCGACACCAACTTCGACCCGGAGGACCGCTTCGTCGCTCCCGCGTGGCTGACCCACGTCGACGTGCTGCTGCCCAACGAGGCGGAGGTCGTGCGCCTGAGCGGCCGCGACGGTCGCGCGACGGACGACGCGACGGTCGAGGCCGCCGCCCGCGAGCTCGCCGCCGACGGCGCCGTGGTGGTGGTCAAGCGCGGCGCCGCCGGGGCGTTCGCGATCGACGACGGGCGCCGGATCGACGTGGGCGTAGCGCCCACGAGCGCCCCCGTGGTCGACGCCGTCGGCGCGGGCGACTCGTTCGACGGCGGCTACGTCCGCGCGCTCCTCGACGGGCGGTCGACGCCGGAGGCCCTGCGGCTGGCCAGCGCCGCGGGCACGCTCTCCACGCGCGCCGCCGGCGGCACCGCCGGGCAGGCGACCCTCGCCGAGGCGTCGGCGCTCGCCGCCCGGGTGCCCGCGTGA
- a CDS encoding PfkB family carbohydrate kinase produces MIAAVCPNPAVDKLFAVEGVRVGEIHRPLELVAVPGGKGLNAARAARALDAHVLAVVLLAGHAGRWVAEALRGDGMHVDAAWSPGETRTCLTVADRTSGRPTEFYERGDDTPPAAWDAFADRVRAAGVVAGWVGVSGSLPPGVAPECAGELVERARSAGARVAVDHDGPTLAAALAAAPDLVKVNAAEARGLTGAGGVVQAACALHASLTAARGARGLPPGVAIVTAGEDGAYAVGPDGVVRHGAVDARGPYPTGSGDSFLGALLAHADRRPQDWDGALASALGAAAANAESPGAAHFAPERARTLADRAHIVRVER; encoded by the coding sequence GTGATCGCGGCGGTCTGCCCCAACCCGGCGGTCGACAAGCTGTTCGCGGTCGAGGGCGTGCGGGTGGGCGAGATCCATCGGCCGCTCGAGCTCGTCGCCGTGCCGGGCGGCAAGGGCCTCAACGCGGCGCGGGCCGCGCGGGCGCTCGACGCCCACGTGCTGGCCGTCGTCCTGCTCGCCGGCCACGCCGGCCGCTGGGTCGCCGAGGCGCTGCGCGGGGACGGGATGCACGTCGACGCGGCGTGGAGCCCGGGCGAGACGCGCACCTGCCTGACCGTCGCGGACCGGACGAGCGGCCGCCCCACGGAGTTCTACGAGCGGGGCGACGACACGCCGCCGGCGGCGTGGGACGCCTTCGCCGACCGCGTGCGCGCGGCGGGCGTCGTCGCCGGCTGGGTCGGCGTGTCGGGCTCGCTGCCGCCTGGCGTGGCGCCGGAGTGCGCGGGCGAGCTGGTCGAGCGGGCGCGGTCCGCCGGCGCCCGCGTGGCCGTCGACCACGACGGGCCCACGTTGGCCGCAGCGCTCGCGGCCGCCCCCGACCTGGTGAAGGTCAACGCAGCCGAGGCCCGCGGGCTCACCGGCGCCGGCGGCGTCGTCCAGGCGGCGTGCGCCCTGCACGCGTCGCTCACGGCGGCGCGGGGCGCGCGGGGCCTGCCGCCCGGCGTGGCGATCGTCACGGCGGGCGAGGACGGCGCCTACGCCGTGGGGCCCGACGGCGTCGTGCGCCACGGGGCCGTCGACGCGCGCGGGCCCTATCCGACGGGATCGGGCGACTCGTTCCTGGGCGCGCTCCTGGCCCACGCGGACCGGCGGCCGCAGGACTGGGACGGCGCGCTGGCGAGCGCGCTGGGGGCCGCGGCCGCGAACGCCGAGAGCCCCGGCGCTGCGCACTTCGCGCCCGAGCGCGCAAGAACGCTCGCGGACCGCGCGCATATCGTGCGCGTCGAGCGTTAG
- a CDS encoding DeoR/GlpR family DNA-binding transcription regulator — MNRTERHRGILDRLSEAGTVEVDDLVQRLGVSPATIRRDLETLHEQRLLDRTHGGAVAINGLYELPLRYRGSLHRDEKQRIARAAAARIPDGATIALTGGTTTTEIGRMLVDREGLTVVTNAINIAAELAIRPNIRMIVSGGVARAASYELVGPLADDTLAQLHVEHAFVGVDGITATTGITTHREVEARTNRMTVERAAKVTVVADASKIGTTALARICDLTQVTTLITSEGADPEQLRDIEAAGVEVEVA, encoded by the coding sequence ATGAACCGGACGGAGCGCCATCGGGGCATCCTCGACCGCCTGTCCGAGGCCGGCACCGTCGAGGTCGACGACCTCGTCCAGCGGCTCGGCGTCTCCCCCGCCACCATCCGGCGCGACCTCGAGACGCTCCACGAGCAGCGGCTGCTCGACCGCACGCACGGCGGCGCGGTCGCGATCAACGGGCTGTACGAGCTGCCGCTCCGCTACCGCGGCTCGCTGCACCGCGACGAGAAGCAGCGGATCGCCCGCGCCGCGGCGGCGCGGATCCCGGACGGCGCGACGATCGCGCTGACCGGCGGGACGACGACCACCGAGATCGGCCGCATGCTCGTGGACCGCGAGGGCCTGACGGTCGTCACGAACGCGATCAACATCGCCGCGGAGCTGGCGATCCGCCCGAACATCCGGATGATCGTCAGCGGCGGGGTCGCCCGCGCGGCGTCGTACGAGCTCGTCGGGCCGCTCGCGGACGACACGCTCGCCCAGCTGCACGTGGAGCACGCGTTCGTCGGGGTGGACGGCATCACGGCGACGACCGGCATCACCACGCACCGCGAGGTCGAGGCGCGCACGAACCGGATGACGGTGGAGCGGGCCGCCAAGGTCACCGTGGTGGCCGACGCGTCGAAGATCGGCACGACCGCGCTGGCCCGCATCTGCGACCTGACGCAGGTCACGACGCTCATCACGAGCGAGGGCGCCGATCCGGAGCAGCTCCGCGACATCGAGGCCGCCGGCGTCGAGGTCGAGGTCGCCTGA